In a genomic window of Chaetodon auriga isolate fChaAug3 chromosome 1, fChaAug3.hap1, whole genome shotgun sequence:
- the LOC143325627 gene encoding uncharacterized protein LOC143325627: MEAGAALLLLSALWGIASTQTFYGDSISIVHPHVEEDGILKVTFHHRQNGRGDCENQSIYTWEDGTPYTALNMTHGLVTDMDDTGQGRWCQTEGQTTVTIITNDTSFRLSESGCCWVSNVNGKTNWTTYAELNVGTRSDTHVLNNCPATTTVSSLRVPQNCFSEYQLLAHDPDGDHVRCRFMSQANVSSNVTLNETTCTLMSMGEVDVGVHVFEIVVEDYPAESINLTYKDGTSDVWDPSNMSLPLCKLSLQFTLEILAKIPDCDAGHVVPKFLSSTPSHGSVLSATVGQRFHLMAEAQAHHASINDFQISGPMRMSKEFTDEAHGKAKLALSWTPEESDAHRVVPVCFTAETNESQSDMRCVVVTVSEASVLQGKVTVRCLSKKMVVAIEKASIPDIDENFLRLKDESCTVTSNSTHIIARTAFSGCGTRLEDEGDFITFKNVIKSIVLPTEIINRRRTVMIDFSCQFPKAMSISSSFKLEDSDYIFTESSFGSFGFSFNIYGNSSFIDKVDPSAYPVEVKMLDMVYMGIKAESELPSVKLFVESCKATPDDNPDNGVFYDLIKNGCLQDETIIVYSPDETTFNFEVQAFKFSGDYNQVYITCSVILCEPESPFSRCAQGCLTDAARRRRRSLSRETESHQIIQGPLQFAWQDVHSAAVENNNFNVAVESHDMPVEVIPPPVSSDTKSSREDWKDKEDFSTNISTSTSAGTNISTIFFACSFLASLVSLAVVVGHFTRKRKAEDCKALIGSDQKS; encoded by the exons ATGGAGGCAGGTGCAGCTCTCCTGCTGTTATCTGCGCTATGGGGCATTGCCTCAACTCAGACATTTTATGGAGACAGCATCAGTATCGTCCACCCACACGTGGAGGAGGATGGGATACTTAAG GTAACCTTTCATCACAGACAGAATGGCAGAGGTGACTGTGAAAATCAGTCGATCTACACATGGGAGGACGGGACGCCGTACACAGCCCTTAACATGACGCATGGCCTTGTAACAGACATGGATGACACGGGCCAAGGAAGGTGGTGTCAGACTGAAGGACAAACGACAGTGACCATCATCACGAATGACACCAGCTTCCGTCTGAG cGAGTCGGGATGCTGCTGGGTGTCGAATGTCAATGGAAAAACGAACTGGACGACCTATGCAGAGCTGAACGTGGGAACTCGATCTGACACTCATGTCCTCAACAACTGTCCCGCGACCACCACAGTGTCGTCGTTACG gGTGCCTCAGAATTGTTTTTCAGAGTACCAACTTCTGGCACACGATCCCGACGGAGATCACGTGAGATGCCGCTTCATGTCACAGGCCAACGTTTCGTCAAACGTTACTCTGAACGAG ACTACGTGCACACTGATGAGTATGGGTGAAGTCGACGTCGGCGTCCACGTGTTTGAGATTGTAGTGGAGGACTATCCCGCCGAAAGCATCAATCTGACCTACAAGGATGGAACGTCTGACGTTTGGGACCCCTCCAACATGTCACTACCTCTGTGCAAGTTATCGCTGCAGTTTACATTGGAGA TCCTTGCCAAAATACCAGATTGTGATGCTGGTCATGTGGTGCCCAAGTTCTTGTCCTCGACTCCTTCGCATGGCAGCGTCTTGTCGGCCACCGTGGGTCAGAGGTTCCATCTGATGGCTGAAGCACAGGCTCACCATGCGAG CATTAATGACTTCCAGATCAGCGGCCCCATGCGCATGAGCAAAGAGTTCACTGATGAAGCCCACGGAAAAGCCAAACTCGCTCTGAGCTGGACTCCAGAGGAGAGTGACGCACACAGAGTCGTCCCTGTTTgcttcactgcagagacaaacgaAAG TCAATCAGACATGAGGTGTGTTGTTGTCACGGTGTCCGAAGCATCTGTCCTTCAAG GCAAGGTCACGGTTCGTTGCTTGTCCAAGAAGATGGTGGTGGCCATTGAGAAAGCCTCCATTCCTGACATCGACGAGAACTTTCTCAGGCTGAAGGACGAGTCGTGCACTGTCACCTCCAACAGCACTCACATCATAGCCAGGACGGCATTCAGCGGCTGCGGCACACGCCTGGAG GATGAAGGAGACTTCATCACTTTCAAGAATGTGATCAAATCCATTGTGCTGCCCACTGAGATCATAAATCGGAGGAGGACTGTTATGATTGACTTTTCTTGCCAGTTTCCTAAAGCCATGAGCATCTCCAGCTCTTTCAAGTTGGAAGACTCTGACTACATTTTCACCGAGTCCAGCTTCGGTAGCTTTGGCTTCTCTTTTAACATATATGGCAATAGCAGCTTCATAGATAAGGTGGATCCAAGCGCCTATCCAGTGGAGGTCAAGATGTTAGACATGGTTTATATGGGCATTAAAGCTGAATCAGAGCTACCAAGTGTCAAACTGTTTGTCGAGTCATGCAAAGCCACCCCTGACGACAACCCCGACAACGGCGTCTTCTACGACCTCATCAAGAACGG GTGTCTGCAGGACGAGACTATTATCGTCTACTCTCCTGATGAGACTACGTTCAACTTTGAGGTCCAAGCCTTCAAATTTAGTGGAGACTATAACCAg GTGTACATCACCTGCTCCGTCATCCTGTGTGAGCCCGAGAGTCCCTTTTCCAGATGTGCTCAGGGCTGTCTGACAGATGCCGCCCGCAGACGGAGGCGGTCGTtgagcagggagacagagagccaCCAGATTATCCAGGGTCCTTTGCAGTTTGCCTGGCAGGAtgttcactctgcagctgtggaAAATAACAACTTTAATGTTGCAGTGGAAAGCCATGACATGCCTGTTGAAG TGATTCCTCCACCAGTTTCTTCAGACACCAAATCAAGCAGAGAAGACTGGAAAGACAAGGAGGACTTCAGCACCAACatcagcaccagcaccagcGCCGGCACCAACATCAGCACCATCTTCTTTGCCTGTTCCTTCTTAGCATCACTGGTGTCGTTGGCTGTGGTTGTTGGTCACTTCAccaggaagagaaaagcagaagacTGTAAGGCTCTCATAGGTTCAGACCAGAAGAGCTAA